A section of the Methanofollis sp. UBA420 genome encodes:
- the metG gene encoding methionine--tRNA ligase, with protein sequence MSGKPLLVTCGLPYTNGPCHLGHLRTYVPADFYVRYLRRCGEDVVFICGSDNHGTPIVISAEQEGATPRVLAERYHAHFDETFKRMEITFDHFGMTDDAANHRRAQSMVQALIDNGYVYSQTIQQSFCTKCNRFLPDRYVEGVCPYCGAEARGDECDRGCGRHLEPGEIKDPVCKVCGSPAEMREQEHFFFKLGEFKDFLLDYLDGLSGTSNARNYAIGWVKDELHDWCITRTLDWGVKFPGRNDLVVYVWVDAPIGYISFTEEWAEKTGNDWKRYWCGEGEVTHFIGSDIIYHHCIFWPALLHGAGYGTPHAVVASGMVKFEDQKFSKSRGYVVWTNDDYLDQGLPADYLRYYLLSYTSHTKELNFSWRIFQERVNSEIVNTLGNFFYRTLHFAHKFFGGVPPGQADPEVLSEIGRCLEGLDVSVREYEFKNAVDSMMALAAYGNTYIQNNAPWKLVKTDRAAAEQVIINCLQIARALALIIEPVMPDAAGRAWAMLGYADNVSAHRVDEALELVQSGPLPAPEPLFAKIEDEKVAELEKILEMRVSEARMKEMKAAEETSEISIDEFAAMDLRVARVVSAEAVKGSKKLLRLMVDLGDEQRQVVSGIATFYSPEELVGKSVVMIANLKPAKIFGIESRGMILAAGEEASLLMPLRDVAPGTKIH encoded by the coding sequence ATGAGTGGCAAACCGTTGCTGGTGACATGCGGGCTTCCTTACACGAATGGCCCCTGTCATCTCGGGCATCTGCGGACCTATGTCCCTGCCGACTTCTATGTGCGGTACCTCAGGCGGTGCGGGGAGGACGTGGTCTTCATCTGCGGGTCTGACAACCATGGAACGCCGATCGTGATCAGCGCCGAGCAGGAGGGTGCGACCCCCCGTGTCCTGGCCGAGCGCTACCACGCGCACTTCGACGAGACCTTCAAGCGCATGGAGATCACCTTCGACCACTTCGGCATGACAGACGACGCGGCCAACCACCGCCGCGCCCAATCGATGGTGCAGGCCCTGATCGACAACGGCTATGTCTACTCGCAGACGATCCAGCAGAGTTTCTGCACGAAGTGCAACCGTTTCCTCCCTGACAGGTACGTGGAAGGGGTCTGCCCGTACTGCGGCGCCGAGGCGCGGGGCGACGAGTGCGACCGTGGCTGCGGCCGCCACCTGGAGCCCGGCGAGATCAAGGACCCGGTCTGCAAGGTCTGCGGTTCGCCCGCGGAGATGCGTGAACAGGAGCACTTCTTCTTCAAACTCGGCGAGTTCAAGGACTTCCTCCTCGACTACTTGGATGGCCTCTCCGGCACCTCGAATGCCCGCAACTATGCGATCGGCTGGGTGAAGGACGAACTCCACGACTGGTGCATCACCCGGACCCTGGACTGGGGCGTGAAGTTCCCTGGCCGGAACGACCTGGTGGTCTATGTCTGGGTGGACGCTCCCATCGGCTACATCTCCTTCACCGAGGAGTGGGCCGAGAAGACCGGGAACGACTGGAAGCGCTACTGGTGCGGCGAGGGCGAGGTCACCCACTTCATCGGGAGCGACATCATCTACCACCACTGCATCTTCTGGCCTGCCCTCCTCCACGGCGCCGGCTATGGGACGCCCCACGCGGTGGTCGCCTCGGGCATGGTGAAGTTCGAGGACCAGAAGTTCTCGAAGTCCCGCGGCTATGTCGTCTGGACGAACGATGACTACCTGGACCAGGGCCTCCCGGCCGATTACCTTCGCTACTACCTCCTCTCGTACACGAGCCACACGAAGGAACTGAACTTCTCCTGGCGGATCTTCCAGGAGCGGGTGAACTCCGAGATCGTCAACACTCTCGGGAACTTCTTCTACCGCACCCTCCACTTCGCCCACAAGTTCTTCGGCGGCGTCCCGCCCGGCCAGGCCGACCCCGAGGTTCTCTCCGAGATCGGGCGCTGCCTGGAGGGGCTGGACGTCTCGGTGCGGGAGTACGAGTTCAAGAACGCGGTGGACTCGATGATGGCGCTCGCCGCCTACGGGAACACGTACATCCAGAACAACGCCCCCTGGAAATTGGTCAAGACCGACCGCGCCGCCGCGGAGCAGGTGATCATCAACTGCCTCCAGATCGCCCGCGCCCTCGCCCTCATCATTGAGCCGGTCATGCCCGACGCCGCGGGGCGTGCCTGGGCGATGCTTGGCTATGCTGACAATGTCTCGGCCCACCGGGTCGACGAAGCTCTCGAACTGGTGCAGAGCGGCCCCCTGCCGGCACCCGAACCCCTCTTTGCAAAGATCGAGGACGAGAAGGTGGCCGAACTGGAGAAAATACTGGAAATGCGCGTGAGTGAAGCACGAATGAAAGAAATGAAAGCAGCAGAAGAGACCTCTGAGATCTCCATCGACGAGTTTGCGGCGATGGACCTCCGGGTCGCCCGCGTCGTCAGCGCGGAAGCGGTGAAGGGTTCGAAGAAATTGTTGAGGCTCATGGTCGACCTCGGCGACGAGCAGAGACAGGTCGTCTCCGGCATCGCCACGTTCTACTCCCCCGAGGAACTCGTCGGAAAGAGCGTTGTGATGATCGCGAACCTGAAACCTGCAAAGATCTTCGGGATCGAGAGCCGCGGCATGATCCTGGCCGCGGGCGAGGAGGCCTCCCTCCTGATGCCCCTGCGCGATGTCGCGCCCGGCACGAAGATCCATTAA
- a CDS encoding GNAT family N-acetyltransferase, with protein MDSRLSVRQMERKDVDFAITLARDEGWNPGLHDADAFYAQDTEGFFIAEADGDPVACSSMVRYGDRFAFFGLLIVRPDVRGRGHGLAVTKAALAHAGDRTIGGDGVLAMQQKYHDRLGFDVRYRNIRYRGTGGGTMPDGLVPASAVPFADLVAYDAGIFSAARPKFLAPWLSQEGATALALSGRDGIAGYGVVRPCFEGYKIGPLFADTPAAAEALLDGLLASVLNAPVFFDVPEPNPVAVSLARARGMVQVFETARIYRGAPPDVPLDRVYGVTTFELG; from the coding sequence ATGGACAGCAGGCTCTCTGTCAGGCAGATGGAGCGAAAAGACGTCGACTTCGCCATCACCCTCGCGCGGGATGAAGGCTGGAACCCCGGCCTCCATGACGCCGACGCCTTTTATGCCCAGGACACGGAGGGCTTTTTCATCGCCGAGGCGGACGGCGACCCGGTCGCCTGCTCCTCGATGGTGCGGTACGGCGACCGCTTCGCCTTCTTCGGCCTTCTCATCGTCAGGCCGGACGTCAGGGGGCGGGGGCACGGTCTTGCTGTCACGAAGGCCGCACTCGCCCATGCGGGAGACCGGACGATCGGCGGCGACGGCGTCCTTGCGATGCAGCAGAAGTATCACGACCGTCTCGGTTTCGACGTCAGGTACCGGAATATCAGGTACAGAGGGACGGGAGGCGGCACAATGCCCGACGGCCTGGTGCCTGCGTCCGCGGTCCCCTTCGCCGACCTCGTTGCCTACGATGCCGGCATCTTCTCCGCGGCACGGCCGAAATTCCTCGCGCCCTGGCTTTCGCAGGAGGGCGCGACCGCACTCGCTCTCTCTGGCCGCGACGGCATCGCCGGATACGGCGTGGTGCGGCCCTGCTTCGAGGGCTACAAGATTGGCCCCCTCTTTGCCGACACTCCCGCCGCCGCGGAGGCCCTGCTCGACGGCCTGCTGGCTTCGGTCCTGAACGCCCCCGTCTTCTTCGATGTCCCCGAACCGAACCCTGTCGCCGTCTCCCTCGCGAGGGCGCGCGGCATGGTGCAGGTCTTCGAGACCGCGAGGATCTACCGCGGCGCCCCGCCGGATGTTCCCCTCGACCGTGTCTACGGCGTCACGACCTTCGAACTCGGGTAA
- a CDS encoding phosphoesterase: MVSVIDGRKTTNEDIVAAVEGRKAGVLHLTHNDLDAAGADAVLRMKCGKITTIFSSVGRYTAILALIAGCKGRGDVLSISDLGYQKGVEGIVKTAAGNGWKVEWRDHHRWTDAETALVEPHCSLLHIDTTVCATGVVARDIMPGDGTAAEVARVVCDYDLWKKEDPRSDVLGQVTQRRQHLTYVRNLLMQGKFTDRRVAGVYAEMKAEMDADIQASIREANIYGKKYRIAFAPLHGYPSETAHAIRDTLGTDIEVIVSSNGRFSIRSVPPVSHLIAREFGGGGHPNAAGGNLPFTLIDRFFFWLLKRNRRFDDLVAVAEAI, translated from the coding sequence ATGGTTAGCGTCATCGATGGCAGAAAGACCACAAACGAGGACATTGTCGCCGCGGTCGAGGGGAGGAAGGCCGGGGTCCTTCACCTCACCCACAACGATCTCGACGCCGCCGGGGCCGACGCCGTCCTCAGGATGAAGTGCGGGAAGATCACGACGATCTTCTCGTCGGTCGGTCGGTATACCGCGATCCTCGCCCTCATCGCAGGCTGCAAGGGGCGGGGCGACGTCCTCTCGATCAGCGACCTCGGGTACCAGAAGGGGGTCGAGGGTATCGTGAAGACGGCGGCAGGGAATGGCTGGAAGGTCGAGTGGCGCGATCATCACCGCTGGACCGACGCCGAGACCGCGCTCGTCGAACCGCACTGTTCCCTCCTCCACATCGACACGACGGTCTGCGCCACCGGTGTCGTCGCCCGGGATATCATGCCCGGCGACGGGACGGCCGCGGAGGTCGCCAGGGTCGTCTGCGACTATGACCTCTGGAAGAAGGAGGACCCGCGGTCAGACGTCCTTGGTCAGGTGACCCAGCGCCGCCAGCACCTCACCTATGTGCGAAACCTCCTCATGCAGGGAAAGTTCACCGACCGCCGGGTGGCGGGGGTGTATGCCGAGATGAAAGCCGAGATGGACGCCGACATCCAGGCGAGCATCAGGGAAGCGAATATCTACGGGAAAAAATACCGGATCGCCTTCGCCCCTCTCCACGGCTACCCGTCGGAGACGGCCCATGCGATCAGGGACACACTCGGCACCGACATCGAGGTGATCGTCTCCTCGAACGGCCGGTTCTCCATCAGGTCGGTCCCGCCGGTCAGCCACCTCATCGCCCGCGAGTTCGGCGGCGGCGGCCACCCGAATGCAGCCGGGGGAAACCTCCCCTTCACTCTCATCGACCGCTTTTTCTTCTGGCTCCTCAAGAGGAACCGTCGCTTCGACGACCTCGTCGCGGTTGCCGAGGCTATCTGA
- a CDS encoding PKD domain-containing protein, which produces MMRTHSITGMLLLVVLCMALPAGTLAAEEIGHLSLAGEAGDDTALQSRASVAVPAAEVNTVWEGTVNVDPGETFRVRPVNTDTDVEISRNTPLGALDAAAEAGNFSYEIWEAEWGFYVNKVNDIAVSAGDNETTIWWFYDVATAYITNNATYKSLRDGEEIRLIYAPQTASFEQTVESATTAVDMTIRLAGEDTANFTAEPTSGPAPLTVQFNDTSTVRDVTSWFWDFGVAGATSTEQNPAFTYTRPGLYNVSLTVTDAQNATYAATKEGLIDVTPTNASSAVNFSADVTSGEAPLTVRFTDLSTVENISSWYWDFGDGYMSTRQNPIYTYHEPGLFTVTLTLTDAENVTWNTSTEGFINVSGAAGTIDFTANRTSGPAPLAVQFTDQSTVVNISSWLWDFGDGNTSTEQNPAYTYSGPGSFDVNLTVYGENATRGQETKEDYITVTS; this is translated from the coding sequence ATGATGCGTACACACAGCATAACCGGAATGCTCCTGCTTGTTGTTCTGTGCATGGCCCTGCCAGCAGGGACGCTGGCCGCAGAAGAGATCGGCCACCTCTCTCTCGCAGGGGAAGCAGGCGACGACACCGCACTGCAGTCCCGGGCGTCCGTCGCCGTGCCGGCGGCCGAGGTGAACACGGTCTGGGAGGGGACGGTGAACGTCGACCCGGGCGAGACTTTCAGGGTCAGGCCGGTCAACACCGACACCGACGTTGAGATCAGCCGCAACACCCCGCTCGGAGCACTCGATGCCGCAGCAGAAGCAGGGAACTTCTCGTATGAAATCTGGGAGGCAGAGTGGGGGTTCTATGTCAACAAAGTCAACGACATCGCCGTGAGTGCGGGGGACAACGAAACGACAATCTGGTGGTTCTATGACGTCGCGACAGCCTATATCACAAACAACGCGACATATAAATCGCTCCGCGACGGCGAGGAGATCAGGCTCATCTACGCGCCCCAGACAGCCTCCTTCGAACAGACCGTGGAGAGCGCAACCACTGCCGTCGACATGACAATCCGTCTCGCCGGGGAGGACACGGCGAACTTTACGGCAGAACCAACGAGCGGGCCGGCGCCGCTCACCGTGCAGTTCAACGACACGAGCACGGTCAGGGACGTCACCTCATGGTTCTGGGACTTCGGGGTCGCTGGCGCCACCTCGACGGAACAGAACCCGGCGTTCACCTATACCCGGCCAGGCCTCTACAATGTCTCCCTGACAGTGACAGATGCACAGAACGCGACATATGCCGCAACAAAAGAGGGGTTGATCGACGTGACCCCGACAAATGCCTCATCGGCGGTAAACTTCTCCGCGGACGTCACCTCGGGAGAGGCCCCGCTCACGGTCCGGTTTACCGACCTGAGCACGGTGGAGAACATCTCCTCGTGGTACTGGGACTTCGGAGACGGCTATATGTCGACACGGCAGAACCCGATCTACACCTACCATGAACCGGGGCTCTTTACCGTCACCCTCACCCTGACAGATGCAGAGAACGTCACCTGGAACACATCGACAGAAGGCTTCATCAATGTCAGCGGAGCCGCAGGGACGATCGATTTCACCGCAAACAGGACGTCGGGACCGGCCCCTCTGGCCGTGCAGTTTACCGACCAGAGCACAGTCGTGAATATCTCCTCGTGGCTCTGGGACTTCGGCGACGGCAACACCTCGACAGAGCAGAACCCGGCCTACACCTACAGCGGACCGGGCAGCTTTGACGTCAACCTCACCGTGTACGGCGAGAACGCCACACGCGGGCAGGAGACAAAGGAAGACTACATCACCGTCACGTCATAG